One genomic segment of Gottschalkia acidurici 9a includes these proteins:
- a CDS encoding TraX family protein, which produces MNAFILKLIMVIFMVFDHLASYIGNTPIWFPWLGRLVAPIFIYLVVEGFFHTSSRKKYVLRLYTWTLVMFIGSRMLSISVPNAQYITNNIFLSLAHGVAMLSAIEYMRTSKDYKKGLPLAVVFGMLGLFSEASIFGVLMFLIFYFCRDKKMLLSVVYILVFTLLIIPGSLSGSDGTIYEKLLIYDPQILMVFALPFILLYNGERGPNNKFTKYFFYMFYPLHLWAIALIEAFMQ; this is translated from the coding sequence ATGAACGCATTTATATTAAAGCTTATAATGGTAATTTTTATGGTCTTTGACCACCTAGCAAGCTATATAGGGAACACTCCTATCTGGTTTCCATGGTTAGGAAGGTTAGTAGCACCTATATTTATTTATTTAGTGGTGGAAGGGTTTTTTCATACCAGTAGTAGGAAAAAATATGTTTTAAGACTATACACTTGGACATTAGTAATGTTTATTGGATCTAGAATGCTTTCTATATCGGTTCCAAACGCACAGTATATAACTAATAATATATTCTTATCTCTTGCACATGGGGTTGCTATGTTATCAGCTATAGAATATATGAGAACTTCAAAAGATTATAAAAAGGGTCTACCATTGGCTGTAGTATTTGGAATGTTGGGCTTATTTTCAGAGGCATCAATATTTGGAGTACTGATGTTCTTAATATTTTATTTCTGTAGAGATAAAAAAATGTTACTATCAGTAGTATATATCTTAGTGTTTACACTGTTAATAATACCAGGCTCCCTTAGTGGTAGTGATGGTACAATATACGAGAAACTCTTAATATATGACCCACAAATACTTATGGTTTTCGCCTTACCGTTTATTCTTCTATACAATGGAGAAAGAGGACCCAACAATAAGTTTACTAAATATTTTTTCTATATGTTCTATCCATTACACTTATGGGCGATAGCTTTGATAGAAGCTTTTATGCAGTAG
- a CDS encoding helix-turn-helix domain-containing protein produces the protein MEKLNFIIAENLKKLREEKTLSLNDVSKLTNVSKSMLGQIERCEVNPTVSTIWKIANGLKISCTQLMSISEVDFEIVDKSQVHPVIEDKGKIRIFPMFPFDSTTRFETYSIEIDARGYLSSDPHQKGTQEFITVFSGNITINIDGEDFVITEGNSIRFKADNPHTYKNLDDTTCLLSMVIYYPV, from the coding sequence TTGGAAAAACTTAATTTTATTATTGCAGAGAATTTAAAAAAACTTCGTGAAGAAAAGACGCTTAGTCTTAATGATGTCTCAAAATTGACTAATGTAAGTAAAAGTATGCTTGGTCAGATTGAACGATGTGAAGTAAATCCCACTGTATCAACGATATGGAAGATTGCAAATGGACTTAAGATATCATGTACTCAACTTATGAGCATATCTGAAGTTGACTTTGAAATCGTAGATAAATCTCAAGTTCATCCAGTTATTGAGGATAAGGGTAAGATAAGAATATTTCCTATGTTTCCATTTGATAGCACAACGAGATTTGAAACATATTCTATTGAGATCGATGCTAGAGGTTATTTATCTTCAGATCCTCACCAAAAAGGAACACAGGAATTTATAACTGTATTTTCTGGCAACATTACTATTAATATAGATGGTGAAGATTTTGTTATAACAGAAGGAAATTCTATACGATTTAAAGCTGATAACCCTCATACTTATAAAAATTTAGATGATACCACTTGCTTGTTAAGTATGGTTATTTATTATCCAGTATAA
- a CDS encoding SDR family NAD(P)-dependent oxidoreductase produces MKLKNKVAIVTGSGSGIGKGIALEYAKEGAKVVVNVARSIDSANEVVEEINKIGGEALAIKADVSKSQEVQMLISETIKHFGKIDILVNNAGITQPPYPLADIEEEDWYRMIDINLNSIFLMSKYAIPEILKSGEGSVINIASIASFEVGSGAGYVATKHAVLGLTKQMAFDYGRKGINCNAICPGAIESKMTSGMFDEGSQAAPLIKTTPAERLGKPEEIGKLAVYLASEDAKFVHGSAFVIDGGWLIK; encoded by the coding sequence ATGAAGCTTAAAAATAAAGTAGCTATAGTTACTGGATCAGGTTCTGGTATTGGAAAGGGAATTGCTTTAGAGTATGCCAAAGAAGGCGCTAAAGTGGTAGTAAATGTAGCTAGAAGTATTGATTCTGCAAATGAAGTAGTAGAAGAGATTAATAAAATAGGTGGAGAAGCTTTGGCTATTAAAGCTGATGTGTCAAAAAGTCAAGAAGTACAAATGTTAATTTCAGAAACTATTAAACATTTTGGTAAAATTGATATATTAGTTAATAATGCAGGCATAACTCAACCTCCATATCCATTAGCAGATATAGAAGAAGAAGACTGGTATAGAATGATAGATATAAACTTAAATAGTATTTTTCTAATGAGTAAGTATGCTATACCTGAAATACTAAAATCAGGAGAAGGATCAGTTATCAATATAGCTTCTATAGCTTCTTTTGAGGTTGGTTCAGGTGCTGGTTATGTAGCTACGAAACATGCTGTTTTGGGCTTAACTAAGCAAATGGCATTTGACTATGGTAGAAAAGGAATTAATTGTAATGCAATATGTCCTGGAGCTATAGAATCAAAAATGACGTCAGGGATGTTTGACGAAGGAAGCCAAGCTGCTCCACTAATAAAAACGACTCCTGCAGAGCGATTAGGAAAGCCAGAAGAAATAGGAAAATTGGCAGTTTATTTAGCTAGTGAAGACGCCAAGTTTGTTCATGGATCGGCATTTGTTATTGATGGAGGATGGTTAATAAAATAG
- a CDS encoding MarR family transcriptional regulator gives MSNIDIIMKSLKEIYEKEETLGKIAFKNEYEEYGVSEIHCIDIIGKIKDPNVTKISQSMNMTRGAISKISKKLLSNNLIEKYKNPNNDKEIYFKLTKPGEKLYKRHEIQHKKWEERNNKFFKNIDKEDQEIVANFLIKFNNYLDEMIELEGEI, from the coding sequence GTGAGTAATATTGACATTATCATGAAAAGCCTTAAAGAAATATATGAGAAGGAAGAAACTCTAGGAAAGATAGCTTTTAAGAATGAGTATGAAGAGTATGGAGTTTCAGAAATACACTGTATAGATATCATAGGAAAAATAAAAGATCCTAATGTTACTAAAATATCTCAGAGTATGAATATGACAAGAGGTGCTATAAGCAAGATTAGCAAAAAACTCTTAAGTAATAATCTTATTGAGAAATATAAAAATCCTAATAATGATAAGGAAATATACTTTAAGCTAACAAAACCAGGTGAAAAACTATATAAGCGACATGAAATCCAACATAAGAAGTGGGAAGAAAGAAATAATAAATTTTTTAAAAACATAGATAAAGAAGATCAAGAGATTGTAGCTAATTTCTTGATCAAGTTTAATAACTATTTGGATGAAATGATAGAACTAGAAGGGGAGATATAA
- the brnQ gene encoding branched-chain amino acid transport system II carrier protein produces MRKSTKDIIIIGFALFAMFFGAGNLIFPPFLGNMVGDKYILGIIGFICTGVGLPLLAIIATTKGDGTFETMASKIGPKFALIFASTLFIAIGPMLAIPRTAATTYELTLSPLLPGLTPFISMVIYFGINLIFVLKESSIIDTIGKYLTPMLILILSFIIIKGIVFPIGNIVHTNVTSVLSFSFIEGYQTMDALAGLLFASVITNSLKSKNYSKDEILPMTLKSSAIAIVGLTFIYGGLTFLGAQTSGFEIANLSKTGLLLLLSRSILGNLGSTIIGIAIGLACLTTSIGLLTAGSSFFEKISNGKLPYKVNAVVISIISIIIGCLGVDNIVKISNPILNVLYPVTITLIVTTLANKYIRNIKAVRVGVYTSLLFGLLQVIPSIKLNFIPLGKLGFAWLVPTVVSILIGHLVFYTPKQNSNNL; encoded by the coding sequence TTGAGGAAAAGTACAAAAGATATAATTATAATAGGATTTGCTTTATTCGCTATGTTTTTTGGTGCTGGTAATTTAATATTCCCACCATTTCTAGGTAATATGGTGGGTGACAAATATATTTTAGGAATTATAGGATTTATATGTACTGGAGTTGGACTACCACTTCTTGCTATAATAGCTACAACAAAAGGTGATGGTACTTTCGAAACAATGGCATCTAAAATAGGTCCAAAGTTTGCTTTAATATTTGCATCTACATTATTTATAGCAATAGGACCTATGCTTGCAATTCCAAGGACAGCTGCTACTACTTATGAATTGACTTTAAGCCCATTGTTACCTGGTCTTACTCCTTTTATTTCAATGGTAATATATTTTGGAATAAATTTAATATTCGTACTAAAAGAATCTTCTATAATAGATACTATAGGTAAGTATCTTACTCCCATGCTGATACTTATATTATCTTTTATAATTATAAAAGGGATTGTTTTTCCTATAGGAAATATTGTTCACACTAATGTAACATCTGTATTATCATTTTCTTTTATAGAGGGTTATCAAACTATGGACGCACTAGCTGGACTATTATTCGCATCTGTTATTACAAATTCACTAAAGTCAAAGAATTATTCAAAAGACGAAATACTTCCTATGACTCTTAAATCAAGTGCTATAGCTATAGTTGGTCTAACTTTTATTTATGGTGGTTTAACGTTCTTAGGAGCTCAAACAAGTGGATTTGAAATTGCTAATTTATCTAAAACGGGCTTGCTGTTATTACTATCAAGATCTATACTAGGTAACCTTGGTTCCACTATAATAGGCATAGCGATTGGACTTGCTTGTTTAACAACTTCTATTGGATTATTGACTGCTGGCTCTTCATTTTTCGAAAAAATATCAAATGGAAAGCTTCCTTATAAAGTAAATGCAGTTGTGATTTCAATAATCAGTATTATCATAGGATGTCTTGGAGTTGACAATATTGTTAAAATATCTAACCCTATTTTAAATGTACTATATCCAGTAACAATAACATTAATAGTTACTACACTAGCCAATAAATATATAAGAAATATAAAAGCAGTAAGAGTTGGTGTTTATACTTCATTATTATTTGGTCTACTTCAAGTAATACCATCGATTAAACTAAATTTTATACCTCTTGGTAAGTTAGGATTTGCTTGGCTTGTTCCAACTGTAGTTTCCATATTAATAGGACATCTTGTATTTTATACACCTAAACAAAATTCTAATAATTTATAA
- a CDS encoding HDIG domain-containing metalloprotein: protein MKREEALVLLKNHVKTDRVFRHSLAVEAAVMAYAEKFGQDKNYWGLLGLLHDIDFEKYPEEHPNHAPAILEAAGFDKRFIESVLSHCPESNISRDSKERQCLYAVDEMASFIIAIALMRPTKLEGLNAKSVKKKMKDKAFAKAVNRDKLISSAEELEVDFVDHINTIVNGLIAHEAKLQAEGYSLLD from the coding sequence ATGAAACGTGAAGAAGCATTAGTATTATTAAAAAACCATGTTAAAACAGATCGTGTATTTAGGCACTCTCTTGCTGTTGAAGCTGCAGTGATGGCTTATGCCGAAAAATTTGGACAAGATAAAAATTATTGGGGATTGTTAGGACTGCTTCATGATATTGATTTTGAAAAGTACCCAGAAGAACATCCAAATCATGCTCCTGCAATTCTTGAAGCTGCAGGTTTTGACAAAAGATTTATTGAAAGTGTTCTTTCTCACTGTCCAGAATCCAATATTTCAAGAGATTCAAAGGAACGTCAATGTTTATATGCTGTGGATGAAATGGCAAGTTTCATTATTGCAATTGCACTAATGAGACCTACAAAATTGGAAGGATTAAATGCAAAATCTGTAAAGAAAAAAATGAAAGATAAGGCATTTGCTAAAGCTGTTAATCGTGATAAATTAATTTCTTCAGCTGAAGAGCTGGAAGTTGATTTTGTCGACCATATAAATACTATTGTTAATGGTCTCATTGCACATGAAGCAAAGCTACAAGCTGAAGGATATAGTTTGCTAGATTAA
- a CDS encoding GNAT family N-acetyltransferase has translation MNHLGTVQIETDRLILRKFDISDLHALFNNWGNDIEVTKFLTWPTIMSVETAESILSNWVDSYADKKFYQWAIVLKENGDEPIGTINVVHMNEEIGMVHIGYCIGRNWWNKGIASEAFKGIIQFLIERVEVKRIESRHDPRNPSSGKVMLKCGLKFEGTLRNADINNQGICDASMYSLLKEDYYSFKE, from the coding sequence ATGAATCACTTAGGAACAGTACAAATAGAAACAGATAGATTGATATTACGTAAATTTGATATATCAGACTTACACGCATTGTTTAACAATTGGGGAAATGATATAGAAGTAACCAAATTCTTAACATGGCCAACCATTATGTCTGTCGAAACGGCCGAAAGTATATTATCAAACTGGGTTGATAGTTATGCTGATAAAAAATTTTACCAATGGGCAATTGTATTAAAAGAAAATGGTGATGAGCCTATTGGTACTATCAATGTTGTTCATATGAATGAAGAAATTGGTATGGTACATATTGGTTATTGTATCGGAAGGAATTGGTGGAATAAAGGTATAGCATCTGAAGCATTTAAAGGAATTATTCAATTTTTAATTGAAAGAGTTGAAGTTAAACGTATTGAATCTAGGCATGACCCAAGAAACCCAAGCTCAGGTAAGGTGATGTTAAAATGTGGTCTAAAGTTTGAGGGAACATTACGTAATGCTGACATTAATAATCAAGGAATTTGCGATGCTTCTATGTATTCTCTTTTAAAAGAAGATTATTATAGTTTTAAAGAATAA
- a CDS encoding response regulator transcription factor, which produces MDYRIMIVEDDLSIAELLSSHISKYGYKSFLVKNFNNILVDFDEIDPHLVLLDVNLPKFDGYYWCRKIRQNSNCPIIFVSARGGEMEQVMGIESGGDDYITKPFYYEVLVAKIKSQLRRAYSSYATKSSERVVQLEGLTLYPERPEISYKDVSILITKKEAVLAEILISNYPRAVSRQLLLEKLWDDESFVEENTLNVNVARLRKRFEELGVDNAIETVRGVGYKIVITWRN; this is translated from the coding sequence ATGGATTATAGAATAATGATTGTTGAAGACGATCTAAGTATAGCTGAGCTTTTGTCCTCGCACATTTCGAAATATGGATATAAATCTTTTTTAGTTAAAAACTTTAATAATATATTAGTAGACTTCGATGAGATAGATCCTCATTTAGTACTGTTAGATGTAAACTTACCTAAGTTTGATGGTTATTACTGGTGCAGAAAAATAAGGCAAAATTCTAATTGTCCAATAATATTTGTTTCTGCTAGAGGTGGAGAAATGGAACAGGTTATGGGCATAGAAAGTGGAGGAGATGACTATATTACAAAGCCTTTTTACTACGAAGTTCTAGTTGCTAAAATAAAAAGTCAGTTAAGAAGAGCTTATAGCAGTTATGCTACGAAATCTTCAGAAAGAGTAGTACAGTTAGAAGGGTTAACTCTATATCCTGAAAGACCTGAAATTTCATATAAAGATGTAAGTATACTGATAACTAAGAAGGAAGCAGTTCTTGCAGAAATACTTATATCAAACTATCCAAGGGCAGTATCAAGGCAATTACTACTAGAGAAGCTATGGGATGATGAGTCTTTTGTAGAAGAAAATACTCTTAATGTAAATGTAGCAAGACTTAGAAAAAGATTTGAAGAGTTAGGAGTAGATAATGCAATAGAAACTGTAAGAGGTGTAGGCTATAAAATAGTAATTACTTGGAGGAATTAA
- a CDS encoding sensor histidine kinase produces the protein MKVSSLLKKQYMLYQESIEIYKDKQKEHLTFINQWVHQMKTPLSVINLIVQENEQETYMDSIKNELEKLDMGLDMALYMARFDTFTHDFHVDKVKLKPLIKQVINNMRRYFIVNNVFPEVDIDEDIMVFSDIKWLVFIVEQVIINAIKYSCMKSNKIYIKSYKEKNKVKLSIIDNGVGIPKKDIKRVFDQFYTGENGRKFGESTGMGLYIAGEVCKELSHDIEIESEEGTGTTVNIIFD, from the coding sequence ATGAAAGTAAGCAGTTTGTTAAAAAAACAGTATATGCTATATCAAGAGAGTATAGAAATATACAAGGACAAGCAAAAAGAGCATTTAACTTTTATAAATCAATGGGTACATCAAATGAAGACGCCGCTTTCTGTAATAAATTTAATAGTACAGGAAAACGAACAAGAAACTTATATGGATAGTATAAAAAATGAGTTAGAGAAATTAGATATGGGACTAGACATGGCTCTATATATGGCTCGTTTCGATACTTTTACTCATGACTTTCATGTTGATAAAGTAAAGCTAAAACCTTTAATAAAACAAGTTATAAATAATATGAGAAGATATTTTATAGTAAATAATGTATTTCCTGAAGTAGATATAGACGAAGATATAATGGTATTTTCAGATATTAAATGGCTAGTATTTATTGTAGAACAAGTAATTATAAATGCTATAAAGTATTCTTGTATGAAAAGTAATAAAATTTATATAAAAAGTTATAAAGAAAAGAATAAAGTTAAATTATCAATAATTGACAATGGTGTAGGAATTCCAAAGAAAGATATAAAAAGAGTTTTTGACCAATTTTATACTGGTGAAAATGGAAGAAAGTTTGGAGAATCTACTGGAATGGGACTTTATATTGCTGGAGAAGTATGCAAAGAATTATCTCATGATATAGAAATTGAATCGGAAGAAGGAACGGGAACTACTGTTAATATAATATTTGACTAA
- a CDS encoding FtsX-like permease family protein: MTLLQLAFNNVKRNIHAYIAYSLSCVFSVFIFFSFALSLYHPLLFNSYETGSSVFTALLLSEIIIFSFTFFFVLYSLNTFLKVRKKEFGILTILGMDKKDFNKLIFIENMVIGYSSIITGIIIGLASSKLFLMFTSKFLGVQNLEFYFPLKAIILTVISFSIIFILISFIVPKLINAEKTVELLKAGKKASKAPKSSIILALMSILMIGAGYYIGLSGDKYEQSFVPYLMTGLVLVGTLLLFSQFSVFALNLLKRNRNIYLSKTNLLWISNLSYKVKDNSRMLFLVCIASTVTFISIGLLYSMKTNQISTTKVHFPFPFIYVSMEGNKDELKHTLRIEELLESEGFHYKKYNMDYVKDTMNEQKDFYMIKQSDFNKVGINIDTKSLNLNKGEVALVNSSMKKQDWEKIKQQYSKIHLNKNNLEFKVVDIVDKNIVPQGVLDTLMVIDDQTFSKLKGDKEKLYLYDTERWTDTGDIATTLKDEFQHKYKDPFIFLTGGDMYEVEQQQSNILLYIAFFIGLIFFIGAGSFLYFRFYSDLDEEREKYKGISKLGLSNEELKKITTIEIASLFFIPYIVAAIHSSVAIQMLKTSSQDVIGSKSTLVLIAFFLVQGIYFLGVRQRFTKHLIEYIK, from the coding sequence ATGACTTTACTTCAATTGGCTTTTAACAATGTTAAAAGAAATATACACGCATATATTGCTTATTCTTTAAGTTGTGTATTTTCAGTTTTTATATTCTTCTCGTTTGCTCTATCCTTATACCATCCATTACTCTTTAACTCATATGAAACAGGCTCTTCAGTATTCACAGCATTACTGCTATCAGAAATCATAATCTTTTCTTTTACTTTTTTCTTCGTACTATATTCACTAAACACGTTTTTAAAGGTTAGAAAAAAAGAGTTTGGAATTTTAACTATACTAGGAATGGATAAAAAAGACTTTAATAAATTAATATTTATAGAGAATATGGTTATAGGGTACTCGTCAATTATTACTGGAATAATAATTGGACTAGCTTCATCTAAACTATTTTTAATGTTTACAAGTAAATTTTTAGGGGTTCAAAACTTAGAGTTTTACTTTCCATTAAAAGCTATAATATTAACTGTTATATCATTTTCTATAATATTTATACTAATTTCATTTATTGTGCCTAAGCTAATTAACGCAGAAAAGACAGTTGAACTTTTAAAAGCAGGAAAAAAAGCCAGTAAAGCTCCTAAGTCATCAATAATCTTAGCTTTAATGTCTATTTTAATGATAGGTGCTGGATACTATATAGGTTTATCTGGTGATAAATATGAACAAAGCTTCGTTCCTTATCTAATGACAGGGCTAGTACTAGTAGGAACTTTGTTGTTGTTTAGTCAATTTAGCGTTTTTGCATTGAACTTGTTAAAAAGAAATAGGAATATTTATTTGAGTAAAACAAATTTATTATGGATTTCTAACTTATCTTATAAAGTAAAGGATAACTCAAGAATGCTGTTTTTAGTATGTATTGCCTCTACAGTAACTTTTATATCTATAGGATTACTTTATTCTATGAAAACAAATCAAATCTCTACAACTAAAGTTCATTTTCCATTTCCTTTTATCTATGTATCTATGGAAGGGAATAAAGATGAGTTAAAGCACACACTACGTATAGAAGAACTTCTTGAATCAGAAGGGTTTCATTATAAAAAATATAATATGGATTATGTAAAAGATACTATGAATGAACAAAAAGACTTCTATATGATAAAACAATCAGATTTTAATAAAGTGGGTATTAATATAGACACTAAAAGTTTAAATTTAAATAAAGGTGAAGTAGCGCTAGTAAACTCTAGTATGAAGAAACAAGATTGGGAAAAAATAAAGCAGCAATATTCAAAAATTCATTTAAATAAAAATAATTTAGAATTTAAAGTAGTAGATATTGTAGATAAAAATATAGTACCACAAGGTGTTTTAGATACTCTTATGGTAATAGATGACCAAACGTTTAGTAAATTAAAAGGAGATAAAGAAAAGTTATATCTTTATGATACAGAAAGATGGACAGATACAGGTGATATAGCTACTACATTAAAAGATGAGTTTCAACATAAATATAAAGATCCATTTATATTTCTTACTGGTGGAGATATGTATGAGGTAGAACAGCAACAATCGAATATATTATTATATATCGCTTTTTTTATTGGACTAATATTCTTTATAGGAGCGGGAAGTTTTTTATACTTTAGATTTTATAGTGATTTAGATGAAGAAAGAGAAAAATATAAAGGTATTTCAAAATTAGGATTGTCTAATGAAGAGTTAAAGAAGATTACAACTATTGAAATAGCTAGTTTGTTTTTTATACCATACATTGTCGCTGCAATTCACTCTTCGGTAGCTATACAGATGTTAAAAACGTCTTCTCAAGATGTTATAGGGTCTAAGTCTACTCTAGTATTGATTGCATTCTTTTTAGTACAAGGAATTTATTTTCTAGGGGTTAGACAAAGATTTACTAAGCATCTTATAGAATATATAAAATAA
- a CDS encoding cyclase family protein, with amino-acid sequence MNLHLKKFSIPKKILEWGDSQPEHQRQHIGTHIDCYNLSNIELPSEIKVKVIDVRGIKVIDIDVLENINLEQNSFVIFRTGYMEQYGYGSEKYFDSKTSPYLTNQVIDKLLDFNTKLIGIDLSGIQHGKDHLVIDKYVESRNSYVVENICNLDKVPSDLKVNLKWLQLKDATAIKVEIESI; translated from the coding sequence ATGAACTTACACTTAAAGAAATTCAGTATTCCGAAGAAAATATTAGAGTGGGGGGATTCACAACCAGAACATCAAAGACAACATATAGGAACTCATATAGACTGCTATAATCTTTCGAATATAGAGTTACCATCAGAAATTAAAGTTAAAGTAATAGATGTTAGAGGGATAAAGGTTATAGATATTGATGTCTTAGAAAATATTAACCTAGAACAAAACTCATTTGTAATATTCAGAACAGGGTATATGGAACAGTACGGATATGGAAGTGAAAAATACTTTGATTCTAAGACAAGTCCTTATTTAACAAATCAAGTTATAGATAAGTTATTAGATTTTAACACAAAGCTAATAGGAATAGATTTAAGTGGAATACAGCATGGAAAAGATCATTTAGTGATAGATAAATATGTTGAAAGTAGAAATTCTTACGTTGTGGAGAATATATGTAACTTAGATAAAGTTCCTTCTGATCTCAAAGTAAATCTAAAATGGCTTCAATTAAAAGATGCTACAGCAATAAAAGTTGAAATTGAAAGTATATAG
- a CDS encoding LysE family transporter — MANFTAFLSYVFIANFAPGPNTIMSMSNASRYGFKKSIMFNVGIFFGVFIVFALSSIFTVALYDFMPSIKLIMSYVSAAYILWLAWQTYKSKPQNDGKIQKNTSTFSSGLLLQFFNLGVIIYGLTTVSTFIIPHYKSVSILAYSSVILAFLGFIGTCCWALFGSIFQKFFIKNYKFVNIVMTILLVYCSVSLFFNK; from the coding sequence ATGGCCAATTTCACAGCATTTTTATCCTATGTCTTTATTGCAAACTTTGCACCTGGTCCTAATACCATTATGTCAATGTCTAACGCAAGTAGATATGGATTTAAGAAAAGCATAATGTTTAATGTAGGCATATTTTTTGGTGTCTTTATTGTATTTGCTTTAAGTAGTATATTCACTGTTGCACTTTACGATTTTATGCCATCAATTAAGTTAATTATGTCTTATGTTAGTGCAGCTTATATCTTATGGCTTGCATGGCAAACCTACAAAAGCAAACCTCAAAATGATGGCAAAATACAAAAGAATACAAGTACTTTTTCATCTGGATTACTTTTACAGTTTTTCAATCTCGGTGTCATCATTTATGGTCTTACAACAGTTTCAACATTTATCATCCCCCATTACAAATCGGTATCTATACTTGCATATTCTTCTGTAATTCTTGCTTTTTTAGGCTTTATAGGAACCTGCTGCTGGGCGCTATTTGGATCTATATTTCAAAAGTTTTTTATAAAAAATTATAAATTCGTTAATATAGTTATGACAATACTGCTCGTTTATTGCTCAGTTTCATTGTTCTTTAATAAATAG
- a CDS encoding ABC transporter ATP-binding protein, which produces MKEILKISKLNKVYEGKVAYKALKNINLSIEKGEFVGIMGPSGSGKTTLLNIISTIDLPTSGEVIINEFNPHSLNQKELAEFRRKELGFVFQDFNLLDTLTIGENIILPLTLDKYPVKEMDKRLNEVAKKLGIEEILNKRTYEVSGGQAQRTAVARAIINTPSLLLADEPTGNLDSKSAKDVMKLFHDINLKEKVTTLMVTHDPYTASFCHRVIFIKDGELYNEIHRGNNTKVFYQEIMDTLSLLGGDKNDFTSIGF; this is translated from the coding sequence ATGAAAGAAATACTTAAAATAAGCAAACTCAATAAGGTATATGAAGGAAAAGTAGCATATAAAGCCTTGAAAAACATTAACCTTTCTATTGAAAAAGGAGAGTTTGTTGGAATAATGGGACCTTCGGGAAGTGGAAAAACTACATTATTAAATATTATATCTACTATTGATTTACCGACATCTGGAGAAGTGATAATTAATGAATTTAATCCTCATAGTTTAAATCAAAAAGAATTAGCTGAATTTAGAAGAAAAGAATTAGGCTTTGTATTTCAGGATTTTAACCTACTAGATACTCTAACAATAGGTGAGAACATAATACTTCCATTGACTTTAGACAAATATCCTGTAAAAGAAATGGATAAAAGACTTAATGAAGTAGCAAAAAAGCTAGGTATCGAAGAAATATTAAATAAGAGAACTTATGAAGTATCTGGAGGTCAAGCTCAAAGAACAGCAGTTGCTAGAGCTATTATAAATACCCCTAGTTTATTACTAGCTGATGAACCAACTGGAAATCTAGACTCTAAGTCAGCTAAAGATGTTATGAAGTTATTCCATGATATAAACTTAAAAGAGAAAGTTACTACTTTAATGGTTACTCATGATCCATATACAGCAAGTTTTTGTCATAGAGTAATATTTATAAAGGATGGAGAACTCTATAATGAAATTCATAGAGGAAATAACACGAAAGTATTTTATCAAGAAATTATGGATACACTTTCTTTGTTAGGAGGAGATAAGAATGACTTTACTTCAATTGGCTTTTAA